The following are encoded together in the Stegostoma tigrinum isolate sSteTig4 chromosome 20, sSteTig4.hap1, whole genome shotgun sequence genome:
- the kif11 gene encoding kinesin-like protein KIF11: MSVPNSSSKKEEKGKNIQVVVRCRPFSLAERKSNSTSVVDCDTIKKEVTIRSAGPGGEKAPKKYTFDMVFGPSAKQIDVYKSVVYPILDEVIMGYNCTIFAYGQTGTGKTFTMEGERSQKEQYTWEEDPLAGIIPRTLHQIFERLASQGAEFSVKVSLLEIYNEELFDLLSPISDVNERLQMFDDPRNKRGVIIKGLEEISVHNKDEVYQILERGAAKRTTAATLMNAYSSRSHSVFSITIHMKETTLDGEELVKIGKLNLVDLAGSENIGRSGAVDKRAREAGNINQSLLTLGRVITALVERTPHVPYRESKLTRILQDSLGGRTKTSIIATISPASVNFEETISTLDYAYRAKNILNKPEVNQKLTKRALIKEYTEEIERLKRDLAAAREKNGVYMSAENYEFMQSKVAAQEELITDYIEKIAVMEEELKQVNELFLENKKELEHCTSELHQREQVLQETQQDLEMTKIKLSEEEFMCDAHAHTEEKLYDTASELLQTVEDSTKDVSGLHAKLDRKKVVEFHNCKAQDVFMRQMNDLFTEMQKKSDETRVKQQGMLDFYATSISELLSANASAFSSVASAVGTSFASVKEMVSSGVSQSLQELLKQESMTQHSLNKVQKALEEHKLEMEKELKKNLQPVVISVVELNNCLKLNFQTYSGIAEKLEAMKTDTDEFFGQHSKMLSKIQETTCNALGNIQNENEKLDQELQKLQQKQMEGISKVISNLQCQLGQLAQQIQQSYDNIQIQNGNMHQSLTLLQDDVHIQSAKAMENAACHQGKLLTTLDGLANGIRETSSEGLKFADQSNVKCQQLNSDMLTLCQESSRWCESTAGTVDLFSQEQLCSLRGNKRRLENHEQMVSESCDTLVREITKQLKEQSDTEESALCVVRDRVNDDKGVMMQHITELSEHAEAGLNNVLNFLNEELQQDIPTGTTPQRREYIYPQTFLRTEPRDVLVVQFKAQQQQLQNSLNSAMSIQEEPVCEQESGDDDKASIQNDSIASEKLSTEEDFCVNSGGAPFFKHQKRYKRDKENKSAVSFDKSKSLEENLTLSASKSKLPLRIQN; this comes from the exons ATGTCAGTTCCAAACTCTTCAAGCAAAAAAGAAGAAAAGGGCAAGAACATACAAGTGGTTGTACGATGCAG ACCATTCAGTTTAGCAGAGCGGAAGTCAAACTCCACCAGTGTGGTTGATTGTGACACCATAAAGAAAGAAGTTACTATACGTTCTGCTGGCCCAGGAGGTGAAAAGGCACCAAAAAAGTATACGTTCGACATG GTTTTTGGGCCTTCTGCAAAACAAATCGATGTATACAAAAGTGTGGTATACCCCATCCTGGATGAAGTAATCATGGGATACAATTGTACCATTTTTGC GTATGGACAAACTGGTACTGGAAAAACCTTTACAATGGAAGGTGAAAGATCACAAAAGGAACAATACACCTGGGAAGAA GATCCCCTGGCTGGAATTATTCCACGCACACTGCATCAGATTTTTGAGAGGTTGGCATCACAAGGTGCTGAGTTCTCTGTGAAAGTTTCTTTGTTGGAAATTTATAATGAAGAGCTGTTTGACCTTTTGAGCCCTATATCAGATGTTAATGAGAGGCTGCAGATGTTTGATGATCCCCGCAACAAG AGGGGAGTTATCATCAAAGGACTCGAAGAAATTTCCGTCCATAATAAAGATGAAGTTTATCAAATTCTGGAGAGGGGAGCAGCAAAGAGGACAACTGCAGCAACTCTGATGAATGCGTACTCAAG TCGTTCCCACTCAGTTTTTTCCATTACAATCCACATGAAGGAAACTACTCTCGATGGGGAGGAACTAGTAAAGATTGGCAAGTTGAATTTG GTGGATCTTGCTGGAAGTGAGAATATTGGCCGATCCGGAGCTGTTGATAAGAGAGCTCGAGAAGCTGGCAACATCAACCAGTCATTGCTCACTCTGGGCAGAGTAATTACTGCGCTGGTGGAGAGAACCCCTCATGTGCCATACAG AGAATCAAAGCTCACGAGGATCCTCCAGGACTCTCTGGGTGGACGGACTAAAACATCCATCATTGCCACCATTTCCCCAGCTTCTGTGAATTTTGAA GAAACGATCAGCACTCTGGATTATGCTTACCGAGCAAAGAACATCTTGAATAAACCTGAAGTCAACCAGAAGCTCACCAAGAGGGCCCTGATTAAG GAATACACGGAAGAGATTGAAAGATTGAAACGGGATCTTGCTGCAGCTCGTGAGAAAAATGGAGTGTACATGTCTGCAGAAAACTATGA ATTTATGCAAAGTAAGGTGGCTGCTCAGGAAGAGTTAATTACTGACTACATAGAAAAGATTGCTGTCATGGAGGAGGAGCTGAAACAA GTCAATGAGCTATTTTTGGAAAACAAGAAGGAGCTTGAACATTGTACATCTGAACTGCACCAGCGAGAACAAGTACTTCAAGAGACTCAGCAAGACTTGGAGATGACCAAAATAAAATTGTCTGAGGAAGAATTTATGTGTGATGCTCATGCCCACACTGAAGAAAAGCTCTATGATACAGCCAGTGAG TTGCTGCAAACAGTTGAAGACAGTACGAAAGATGTGTCTGGTCTGCATGCTAAGCTTGACCGCAAAAAAGTTGTTGAATTTCATAACTGCAAAGCGCAGGATGTCTTCATGAGACAGATGAATGACCTGTTCACCGAAATGCAGAAAAAATCTGATGAAACTCGTGTGAAGCAGCAGGGAATGCTTGATTTCTATGCCACGTCGATTA GCGAACTCCTGAGTGCAAATGCCTCTGCATTTAGTTCTGTTGCATCTGCAGTGGGCACTTCTTTTGCGTCTGTCAAGGAAATGGTTTCTTCTGGGGTATCGCAAAGTCTTCAGGAATTGCTTAAGCAGGAGAGTATGACTCAGCACTCATTGAACAAGGTCCAGAAGGCCCTG GAAGAACATAAACTGGAAATGGAAAAAGAGCTTAAGAAGAATTTACAGCCCGTTGTTATCTCTGTAGTGGAACTGAACAATTGTCTTAAGCTGAATTTTCAGACCTATTCTGGAATAGCTGAAAAG CTGGAAGCCATGAAAACAGATACTGATGAATTCTTTGGACAACACAGCAAGATGCTTAGTAAAATACAAGAAACCACTTGCAATGCTCTGGGCAACATTCAAAATGAGAATGAAAAACTTGATCAAGAGCTACAAAAGTTGCAACAAAAGCAGATGGAG GGTATTTCAAAAGTCATCTCAAATCTACAGTGTCAGCTTGGTCAATTAGCCCAGCAAATTCAACAGAGCTATGATAATATTCAAATACAAAATGGAAATATGCATCAGTCATTGACTCTGCTTCAAGATGATGTGCATAT acaatctgcaaaggctatggagaATGCAGCCTGTCACCAAGGGAAACTCCTGACTACTTTAGATGGTTTGGCAAACGGAATCCGAGAAACCTCCAGTGAAGGGTTGAAGTTTGCAGATCAGTCAAATGTGAAGTGCCAACAACTCAACTCTGATATGCTGACACTTTGCCAGGAAAGTAGTCGATGGTGTGAATCAACAGCGGGCACTGTTGACCTGTTCAGTCAGGAACAACTCTGTTCCCTTAGAGGTAACAAGAGgaggttggagaaccatgaacaA ATGGTCAGTGAGAGCTGTGACACTCTAGTCAGGGAAATAACAAAACAGCTGAAGGAACAGTCCGATACTGAGGAATCAGCACTATGCGTTGTCCGTGATCGGGTTAATGACGATAAAGGTGTGATGATGCAGCATATAACAGAGTTAAGTGAGCATGCTGAGGCAGGACTAAACAATGTCCTGAACTTCCTAAATGAAGAACTCCAGCAGGACATTCCAACAG GCACCACCCCCCAGCGCAGAGAATATATTTATCCGCAAACCTTCTTGAGAACAGAGCCACGGGATGTCTTGGTTGTTCAGTTCAAAGCGCAGCAGCAGCAGCTTCAGAATTCTTTGAATTCTGCCATGTCCATCCAAGAAGAACCTGTTTGTGAGCAG